The genomic interval GTAAAACGATGTAAAGCCTCTACAAGAGTACTATCATTAATATAATCTTTTTGTGTAACTTTCGCCTAGATATGCTTCAACCTCTTGAGGTGTAAAGTCAGGAAGGTTTATATGAGCTGATAATATTTTAGGAATGGACGGCAGATCGTCCTGGTTAGGCCAAACTTGATGATGCCAAAGGTTAGCGCGTTTGAAGGCTTTAGCACAGTGGATAAAACATTCCTCCACTTCAACTATAATACCTAGCTTCGGCGTGACACCTTGTACGGCCATGTGTTCTAACAGTGACGTTTGTTTTGTAATATAAGCTTTCCCGTTGATACGTAAAGTCTCCCCTAAGGCTGGGATAACAAATACGAGACCAGTATGAGGATTTTGTAAGATATTTCTCATAGTATCCATTCTTTTATTTCCACGACGATCAGGGATCATGAGGTGTTTTTCATCGTAAACGTGAACAAACCCTGGCTCGTCTCCTCTAGGAGAAACGTCGCATCTTCCGTTGCCGTCAGCAGTAGAAATAAATAATAAAGGCGACTTTGCGATAAAAGACTGACAATGCTCGTCCAAAATCGGGACGGTTTTTCTTTTGATTTTTTCTGAAGGCTCGCCTACTAGCGTTCTGAGCTCTTGCTCTGTGTGAACGATGTCTGCAGGTGAAAGGGCTGGCATTGAGGACATTGTTTTTCTCCCTTCTGAATGACATATATGAATAAAGTAAGGTTGCCTAACAACACAACACTTAGATAATCATTTATTCGTTACTTCTGACCATTATCCCTTTTTCACCAAAACAAAAATACCCCCTTCTGATCGAAAGGGGTCAAATGGTGATAACTTATAAAAACCTGCGATGCACCTTTTTTCCGTCGTGCGTAAAAATGACTTCTCTATCTTCAATTATGGTGCGTATATGCACGGGGCGATCCCACAGTGTGTTGAGATAGGGTAATGTTTTTTCCACATACTTAACGTCGAGTTCCATCCCTTCGAAGTAATGTTGAATTAATAGTTCCCCTTTGTGTAAGTAGTCCCCGTCTTCTACCATGAGATATGGAAAACCACCATTCACCCTCATGCTCACAAGTTGATCACGTACACTCTCCCAGTCTTTCTCTACTATCGTGTAATCTTGACCTTTTTTCTGAAATAAATACAGATCTAAGTCCTCCACAAGGTCCTTTGTCAGATAATTGCGAATAAAGGAGATGTCCCCCTCTATCTCTCGAGCTTCAAAGATTTTATTTCGTCCTTCTCCTGGTTTTGCACCTGTGCGTTCCTGTTCTTCTTTTGTGGGTTTATCCCAGCGACGTTCGATGTCTTCAAACATTTTGTAACCTAGATGGTAAGGGTTAATATTGGTTGTTGACGGTGCTAATACTGACGCATTTAGCTTAGCAAACTCAATCGTTTCTTCTTCGGTAAGGTTTAATTCCCTCATAATACGCACATGCCAGTATGATGCCCAACCTTCATTCATTATTTTTGTCTCTAATTGAGGCCAAAAATACAGCATTTCATTTCGCAAAATAGTGAGAATGTCTCTTTGCCACTCTTCAAGATGAGGGCTGTGTTCAATCATAAAAAGTAACAAGTCTTTCTCCGGCTGAGCAGGAAACTTATTACGTTTTCTTTTCTGTAGATCCTCCTGATGTCGATCCACGTCCTCATCCAAGCTCCAGAGATCATCATAAGGGCCTCTAGGTTTATCTTTCTTCTTCAACGCTTCTTCAACTTTACGGTCTTTCTCTTCAAGCTTTTTACTCCATTGCAGTTGTGGTTTTAGAATAGACGGTTCGATGTGTTCTTGTATAGCTAGGCCAGCATCTAATATACGCTCCACTTCTTCTCTTCCGTACTCCATCTCATAATGACGAATACGTTCAGCACTAGCGGCCATGCTTTCAACCATATCTCTAGAGGTATTAGAAAATCGAACATTATTCTTGAAAAAATCACAATGGGCGAGGACATGAGCGACAATCAGTTTATTTTGAATCAGGCTATTTCCGTCTAATAGAAAGGCGTAGCAGGGGTTACTATTGATGACTAACTCGTAAATCTTACTCAGACCGAGGTCATACTGCAGCTTCATTTTGTGAAAGGCTTTCCCAAAGCTCCAATGCGAGAATCGTGTCGGCATACCGTAGGCTCCGAAAGTGTAGATAATATCCGATGGACATACTTCATATCTCATAGGATAAAAA from Caldalkalibacillus salinus carries:
- a CDS encoding SpoVR family protein gives rise to the protein MNPTERKELEKAIEEITEIAEGFGLDFYPMRYEVCPSDIIYTFGAYGMPTRFSHWSFGKAFHKMKLQYDLGLSKIYELVINSNPCYAFLLDGNSLIQNKLIVAHVLAHCDFFKNNVRFSNTSRDMVESMAASAERIRHYEMEYGREEVERILDAGLAIQEHIEPSILKPQLQWSKKLEEKDRKVEEALKKKDKPRGPYDDLWSLDEDVDRHQEDLQKRKRNKFPAQPEKDLLLFMIEHSPHLEEWQRDILTILRNEMLYFWPQLETKIMNEGWASYWHVRIMRELNLTEEETIEFAKLNASVLAPSTTNINPYHLGYKMFEDIERRWDKPTKEEQERTGAKPGEGRNKIFEAREIEGDISFIRNYLTKDLVEDLDLYLFQKKGQDYTIVEKDWESVRDQLVSMRVNGGFPYLMVEDGDYLHKGELLIQHYFEGMELDVKYVEKTLPYLNTLWDRPVHIRTIIEDREVIFTHDGKKVHRRFL
- a CDS encoding pyridoxamine 5'-phosphate oxidase family protein, giving the protein MPALSPADIVHTEQELRTLVGEPSEKIKRKTVPILDEHCQSFIAKSPLLFISTADGNGRCDVSPRGDEPGFVHVYDEKHLMIPDRRGNKRMDTMRNILQNPHTGLVFVIPALGETLRINGKAYITKQTSLLEHMAVQGVTPKLGIIVEVEECFIHCAKAFKRANLWHHQVWPNQDDLPSIPKILSAHINLPDFTPQEVEAYLGESYTKRLY